The DNA region GCCCAACGACGGGGAAACGGTTGGCGTGGGCCAACCCATCGCGATCCGCTTCGATGAGAACATCACCGATCGGATTGCAGCGCAGCAAGCGATCGACGTGACCACCAACCCCCCGGTCGAGGGAGCCTTCTACTGGCTCAATAATCGCGAAGTACGGTGGCGCCCAGCCGAATACTGGAAACCGGGAACAAAAGTAGAGGTGGCGGTCAACGCGTACGGCGTCAACTTCGGTGACGGGCTGTTCGGTCAGGATGACGTCACTACCCGGTTCACCATTGGTGACGAGGTCATCGCCACCGCCGATGACGCCACCAAAACGATGACTGTGCGGCGCAATGGTCAGATCGTCAAGACCATGCCCATCTCCATGGGTAAAGCCAAGACCCCGACCGATAACGGCGCCTACATCATCGGAGATCGTTACTCGTTTCTGGTGATGGATTCGTCCACCTACGGAGTTCCGGTCAACTCTCCTGACGGATACCGCACCGAGGTGGAGTGGGCGACCCAGATGTCCTACAGCGGGATCTACGTGCACTCTGCACCGTGGTCGGTGGGCAGCCAAGGTATCGCCAATGTCAGCCACGGATGCCTCAACGTCAATCCGGCCAACGCCCGCTGGTTTTACGACAACACCCGACGCGGCGACATCGTTGAGGTCATCAACACCACCGGCCCCACGCTGTCGGGGACAGACGGTTTAGGTGACTGGAACATCCCTTGGGATCAGTGGAAAGCCGGCAACGCCAACCTCTGAAACTCAGATCAGCAGCGGAGACTCACAACCGCCGCCTCCCAGTCACCTCGTGGCACCAGTTACGTGTGCCAGCAGGACGTTTCGCATCCACCGAACCGGGTTGCGAACTGCCGAGTGTCACCCAAGCATCGCGCCGTGGGGCCCACGCAGCACAGGTAGCGCAGCCCTTTCCGCTACGGCACCTTTGGTTTGCCGCCCTAGGTAAAGGCATTTTCACATGTCCGGACCACCGCTTATTTCGTAGCCTTTGCCATCGACGATCGACACTTTCAAGCACCCATTCGCAAAACACCATTAGCAATTTCAGCTGCCGAAATTCCAGCATTGTAATTATGTTGCAGGTGTTACTGATGAGGCATATGTGAGTTAGGCTGATCTACGTATTCGCTACGTACATCGTTGCTGCACAGTACGGAACGCTCTGTTTCGCCTTTCTTGGCGAAACCAATCACCGGCGCTCCGACAGCCGAAAGAAAGAACGCCATATGGAACCGATGGCCCGATGCGTCCGCCCGGAGGAAGGCCGCGTATCTGCGGTCGGCTTTCGCCTGACTGGGGTGATCGTTGCCGTCGTCGCGACGGTACTTTTGGCGTGCACGCCAGCAGCCTCCGCCGAGCCGACAGGCGGTCCGTGGGATCCACTCCTGCCCAAGATCCCGAGTGCGGGAGCGCCCGGCGATCCGGTTGCCATCGCCAACGCGTCCTTGCAGGCGACGGCCGTTGCCACCCAGACTGCGATGGACTTGGGGCGTAGCTTCCTGAGCAGTCTCGGACTCGTCAGTCCCG from Mycobacterium sp. SMC-4 includes:
- a CDS encoding Ig-like domain-containing protein; the encoded protein is MPQATCLPPFRRTAQWLRTAVLAMAVLLIAAACSSSPAAAPQPEVITDKGTPFADLLVPKLQASVTDGAIGVAVDSPVTVSAGDGVLGQVSLTNEAGELVDGQLSPDGVSWSSAEPLGYNKQYTLHAQALGLGGATTTTATFETHSPDNLTMPYVLPNDGETVGVGQPIAIRFDENITDRIAAQQAIDVTTNPPVEGAFYWLNNREVRWRPAEYWKPGTKVEVAVNAYGVNFGDGLFGQDDVTTRFTIGDEVIATADDATKTMTVRRNGQIVKTMPISMGKAKTPTDNGAYIIGDRYSFLVMDSSTYGVPVNSPDGYRTEVEWATQMSYSGIYVHSAPWSVGSQGIANVSHGCLNVNPANARWFYDNTRRGDIVEVINTTGPTLSGTDGLGDWNIPWDQWKAGNANL